AAGGGGTTGAAACATCTAGTCCAAGGAACTTGAACTCTGACCACATTGGTGTCTTCCAGGTGTTTCAGGTCCTTCCCACATACCAAGGGTGTGTGGGTATGTAATTGTCCACTATAAATCGTCCCCTGCTAAAGGTAAGTGTCAGGCCTGcacatgcagacacctcacagTCTACACCCAACTAACTGGAGTCACCAGCCACTCATTTCTACTtcctcacctgcagcctatttaaacccagcttgcatccactgtccttgttcactcaACCAACCAGCTGCTccaagccttcagttaccttgttgccttgtcaTATTGAGTATGCAGTCTCTCTTGTTTTATGGCTTTTTGTGGGTTggtattttgcagtttattattaaagtgatcCCTCAACACTAAATCATATCTCTATATCTCCTGACAGTAAATGTCAAAGTGATCAGAGGGTGCTGGGGTATGTACAGGTGCTGAAGGGTACTGATGGGTGTGTAAGGGTTCTAAAGGGTGTTGATAGGTATGTACAGGTGCAGATGGGTGTGTAAGAGTGTGAAAGGGTACAGATGGGTGTGTAAGTCTACAGATGAGTGTGTAAGGGTACAGATGGGTGTTGACAGGTATGTATGGGTGCTGATGGGTATGGAAGAGTGCTGATTGGTACGGATGGGTACTAATGGATATGTAAGGATGCCAATGGGTGCTGATGGGTGCCAATGGATATGGAAGGGTGCCAATGGGTATGGAAAGGTTATGTTGGGTATGGAATGGTTCTGATTGGTATGGAAGGGTGCTCATAAATATGGAATGGTGCTGAAATGGGCTGACGGGTATGGAAGGGTGCTGAAGGTTATGGAAGGGTGCTGATAGGTATGGAATGGTGCTGAAAGGTGCTGATGTGTATGTACAGGTGCTGAAGGGTGCTGATGGTTATGGAAGGGTGCTGAAGGGTGCTTAACAGTATGGAAGGGCGCTGAAGGGTGTGGAAGGGTTCTGAAAAGTGCTAACGGGTATGGAAAGTTGCTGAAAGTTGCTAATGTGTACGTACAGGTGCTGAGGTTATGGAAGGGTGCTGATATGTATGTACAGGTGCTGATGGGTATGGAAGGGTGCTGAAGGGTGTTGATGGGTATGGAAGGGTGCTGTAGGGTGCTGATGGGTATGGAAGGGTGCTGAAGGGCATGGAAGGGTGCTGATGGGTATGGAAGAGTGCTGAAGGGTGTTGATGGGTATGGAATTTATAGGACTGTGGGAAATTGGGTAAGAAGGaaatggggctgagggattgcTCTGCTGAGAGATAGTAGGAAGCATGAATTGCTCTGAGAAGAGGTGTTCAAAATCATGCAGGATTTGGAATGAGAAAGCAGGAAAAATCTaattaaaagattagctttatttgtcacacgtacgtcgaagaatgcagtgaaatgcattgcttactGTCAATACCATGCTTCTGTGCCGACATAGCCTACCCTGCACCAcacatctttgtaatgtgggagaaaaccggagcacccagaggaaagacaCATGGTcattgggagaacatacaaactccttacagacagtggcaggagctGAACCTTGATCGCTGGCAGCACAGTTAACCGTtatgctccctacgtgactctcttgtccactcgttccccccccccccccatcccttcccaccgatctccctcttggcacttatccttgtaaatggaacaagtgctacacctgcccttacacttcctccctcaccaccattcagggccccagacagtccttccaggtgaggcgacacttcacctgtgagtcagctggtgtggtatactgcgtccggtgctccctgtgtggccttttatatattggtgagacccgacgcagactgggagactgttccactgaacacctacgctctgtctgccagagaaagcaggatctcccagtggccacacattttaattccatgtcccattcccattctgatgtgtctatccatggcctcctctactgtcaagatgaagccacactcaggttggaggaacaacaccttatataccagcagggtagcctccaacctgatggcatgaacattgacttctctaacttctgttaatgtccctcctccccttcttaccccttccctgatgtatttagttgtttgtttttttctctttctctctctgcccatcactctgtctattctccatctccttctggtgctcccctccccctttctttctccctaggcctcccgtcccatgattctttcccttctccagctctgtatcacttttgccaatcacctttccagctcttagcttcatcccaacccctccggttttctcctatcattttgcatttcccccttcccctcctactttcaaatctctagtatctttccttccagttagtcctgatgaagggtctcagcccaaaacgtcgacagtgcttctccctatagatgctgcctggcctgctgtgttccaccagcaatttgtgtgtgttgtttaaaactgcaaacaatactccatattgggcctcaacaatgtcttgtacaacttcaacataacatcctatcttctgtactcaatccTTTGATTTAAGAAGACCAACGTggtaaaagctttctttatgagccTATCCACCTGAGTcacaactttcaatgaattatggacctgtattcccagatccctctgttccaccgcactcctcagtgccccatcattcactgtgtaaggccCACCTAACCTGGTTGGTCCTATGAAGTCCGAagtctcacacttatctgcattaaattccatctgccatttttcagcccaattttccagctggaccaggtcccactgcaagccatgacatcgttccttgctgtccactacacctgcaatcttggtgtcatctgcaagtttgctgatccagttcaccacattatcatccagatcagatgacaaacaatggacccagcaccagtccctgtgACACTCCGCTGGTCACAGGCctgcagtcagagagacaaccctctactaccactgtcccacaaagccaacgtctaatccaatttactgcctcatcctGACTGATCCTTCTtggccagcctcccatgtgggaccttgtcaaatgccttaggaaagtccacatagacaacatccactgcctagccttcatccactttcctggtaacttcctcgaaggAGTCTATaggttggttagacatgacctaccacacacagtcATGCTGTCTatctttaatcagtccatgtctatctaaATAATTACATATCTGGTCCCTTCCAATTACATCCCCACTGCTGACGTCAGGCTTGCTGACCTACAATTCccggtttatgtttagagcccagttttaaacagtggaacaacatcggctgtcctccaatcctccggtacctcacctgttgctaaagatgatttaaagACCTCTGCTGAGCACTCAACAATTTTTGCACTTGCCTCTCACAGAGGgcaaggtcctggggatttatccagccTGATTTGTCTCAGGACAGCGAACATCTTATCctctaatctgtacagggtctatgaagttgatgccactttgtctcacttccataGACTCTGTGCCCATCTCCAgagtaaacacagatgcaaacaATTCATTTAaggtctcccccatctgttttgactccatgcatggattaccattctgatcttccagaggatcaattttgtccaCTGTAATtcctttgctcttaacatacctgttaAGAGAATCCctaaggattctccttcaccttgtctgctaggacaACCTCATGCCTActcttagccctcctgatttctttcttaagtgttttcttgcaaTTCTCACATTCCATAAGCACcttgtttgttcctatctgcccATATTTGCTATACACTTCATACTTTATCTGAACCAGGTCCTCaacatcccttgaaaaccaaggttccctatacCCCTGTCAACTTTACCTTTTCTTCAGACAGATACAtttaagctttgtactctcaggttttcacttctgaaggccccCCACTTACTGAGTatacctttgtcagaaaacacCCCGTCCCAAACCATACTtgacagatcctttctgataccatcaaaataggcatttcttcaatttagaatcttaaTCCATAGACCAGACCTACCTTTTTAcatatttattttgaaacaaATTGCATTGTGATCATTCATTGCAAAGTGTTAAGCACTGGCATGATATTTTCCCCGAGTAGTATTGCCACCCtttctcctttaatccctcccgcttTGTTGCAACTAAAATAACAATGGAACCCCGggatactgagctgccagtccttcccctcctgcaaccatccCACTAGTGGCTACggtgtcataattccaggtgttgatccatgccctgcgctcatccacctttcctgtgatacttcttgcattgaaatatctgcagctcaggacactagtcacaccatgctcaaccttttaatTTACGACATCTGtgtccactaactgttctgactCTTTGGTTCATATCCTCCCtgtaattctagtttaaacccccgcCCCACCAAACagccctagcaaaccttcctgctccGATATTAGTCTCCTACTAGTTAAGGCACAAACTACCCCTTCTGCACTGgtgccaccttccctggaagagagccaatGGTCCAAAACTCCGATGCCAAAAATCCAATCACAGGAGAACTCACAATGACCATTTTACCCACTAACCAGACTGAGAGAGAAAACTGGAGTTCCAAAAATGCATCAAATTACTTTCCCTCGAGAGCCACTCGACTGTCCCCATTGTTTCCAACAACTCCAAGCCAGAGTGTTGCAGAGCTGGGGATTATGTGCACAAGAAAAACTCCTTGTTACATCACTCCTGTGTTGTTTCTCTTTCAATGTTGGGAAATAGATAGTAGCTACACTTTGTAGATTACAAATTAACTTTTCCCACCTGAGCCTAGTCAGCCTTGCTGTGTCTCCCAAACCTGTGGGGTCCCTGGTCACAGAGTTAAATATCCTCTCCAACCTACACATCTTGTTAACAGAAAGTCCTGGTAACACACATCCCTGACTTTGTCCTATTCTTGATGTTCCCTTTGCTCTATTCATCTTTCACCTCTCACTGCCAGTTAAAattactctgtggttaagaaggcatacagtgtattggccttcattaattgtggaattgaatttaggagccaagaggtaatatcacagctatacaggaccctggtcagatcccacttggggtactgtgctcagttctggtcgcctcactacaggaaggacgtggaaaccatagaaagggtgcagaggagatttacaaggatgttgcctggattggggagcatgccttatgagaataggttgagtgaactcggccttttctccttggagcgacggaggatgagaggtgacctgatagaggtgcataagatggtgagagccattgatcgtgtggatagtcagaggccttttcccagagctgaaatggctagcacaagaggacacaggtttaaggtgctggggagtaggtacagaggagatgtcaggggtaagttttttactcagagagtggtgagtgcatggaatgggttgccggcaacggtggtggaggcagatacgatagggtcttttaagagacttttggataggtatatggagcttagaaaaatagagggctatgggtaagcctagtaatttctaaagcagggacatgttcagcacaactttttgggctgaagggcctgtattgtgatgtagattttctatgtttttctatgtttctatgttaccttTCTTTGACCTTAAATGCACTGTATCtccagatagatagataagcaagtttctatgttcttcccgtgagtgctttggtttcctctgggtgctccagtttccctccaccatccAAAGATgttccagttagtaggttaattggtcattgtaaagtgtctTGTGTTTAGGCTCGGCTTAAGCAGGTAGCTCGGCTcattgggtcaaagggcctgttccacacagtAAAAATAAATCTACCATCTCCCCGGCGCTGGCCATACTTGCCCCCTGTGCCAGAGCAAATGCTGCCCACTAGATTACCTGGGTTGGGATCTAATGAGGTCACTATATTAGCCTTGGCTAAAGTGAGCCAGAGGAGCACCAGCACTGTGCAGTGTGGGTGATGGAGAGTCTACAGTGGGGAGAAAGGATCTCACTCCATCCCCACTATATCCTCCGGTGattgctcggtgctgctctccagtgatcgctcggtgctgctctccggtgatcgctcggtgctgccctccggtgatcgctcggtgctgccctccggtgatcgctcggtgctgctctccggtgatcgctcggtgctgctctccggtgatcgctcggtgctgctctccggtgatcgctcggtgctgctctccggtgatcgctcggtgctgctctccggtgatcgctcggtgctgctctctggtgttcgctcAATGGAAGAACAAGTTGGACCAGGCCAACTTACCAGCAATCTTcagtcatgccactcagggacctgtttttattttttttgtgactgtatgtttttctgaaattACAACCGTATGCTACTTGTGCAATGTgttgtgtgctgttggtaatgttttgtaccttggcccagCAGAAATGCTGTTTCAGTTGTTTATATTCATGtaaggttgaatgataattaacttGGTCGAACTCGTTGAGTCCCATCTCCTTTCCTCAGTTAGATCACCTCCACCATCACTTAGATCCCTTGCCCTGAGATAGGTCACCCTTTACCGTCACGATAGTCCcgtcctcttcccccaccccaccctcccgtGCTCCCACCTCAGGTAGGGTTTGCCTATCGCACATTGAGCCTCGCCCACCCACTTGCCAAGTTCCACCCTTGCTAGAGCTCCAGCCCTTCGGTCTGGCCCCACCCCACCCTTGTTCGAACACCCCCCCTTATGTAGCTCTGCCTCAGCCCTGTTCGAGTCCCACCCCAATACTTGTTTGAGCCCCACACCTTCAGTCTAGCCCTGTCCCAAAGGGCCGTGTGTAGTTGAACATGGTGTAGTCGGCAAGGTAGAAGTCCTGGGTGTGGCGACGCTGGTCAGCCGACAGCTGGGCGAGGTAGTGGCGGCTGAGGCGCAGGCTGGTGCGCTCCACCCCTCGCTGTCGGTCCTTGAAACGGGGGAAGGTGAGGTTGGCAGGGGCACCGACTAACCTCAGCAGCGTTTGCGCCTCTGCGCCCAGGCTCTCAAAATGGCCGATAAAGTCATAGCGAATGAGGCAGGGGCTGCAGAGGTGGCCGACACGCTCCCAGTGGATGTCGAGGCCGAGCGGCCGTCGCGGGTCCAGCAGGTAGCGCACAAACTCGGGGAAGGTGACGCCCGAGCCAGACAGCAGTGCCTGGCGGGTAGCATTGGGCCGGTAGCGGGCGATGATGGCACGGCCAAAGACTGGGTGGTAGTAGGCGTTGGGCTGCTCGAACTTGTCGCGGAAGGCCGAGACCAGGCGCTCGAGGGGCTCGCGCACAAACAGCGCCTTGGTGTAGGTGCGGAGCCGCCACGCCATGCCGGCCCGGTCGAAGCTGTCGAGGCGACGCAGTGAGTTGCCGTAGTGCGCGACCTGGTGTTCGATGTGAGCTGGCGAGCTGGCCAGCCCACTCAGCACCATCAGCACCCGCTTCCAGTTGGAACATCCTGCCTTGGGCACCTCACAGTACAGCAGCCGGTGCCGGTCCTCCACGTAGATCCTGGAGACGTGGTGCGGTGAGACCAGACCGGGGCCCAGGGCGCTGCCACCACCCCGGTACTTGAGGCAGGCTTCCTCCACCAGCTGCCGGCGGCCTTGCTGCACGTCCCCGAGCCAGCGGCGCCCCCGCGGCCCCAGGAAGTGAGAGGCCGACGGGCGCTCCCTTAGCGGGCGGTACCTGGCGGATCTCTGGTTAGGCGTCCGCTGGTAATGGCGATGGTGCCATTGTAACTCCGCCTGCCTCGTCCCGTCCAATGCCTTCCTCCTACGCCTGCGCCGCTGCCCGCGGAAGGATGGGTTCGGCAGCGGGTCCTTGTGGGCAGAGCTCCGTGCCAGACGGTCAGGAGTGACGATGGGCTGAACGGCAAGGCTCTCTGCATTGTAGCTCCAGTCACACTCACCCTGGGGATAAAAGAACCTATCAGATCAAAGATTACTCTCGGGGAGGGGCTTCTCTGGCCCAGTTGCTATTGGTGGCTATTTGACCATTGTGGGCTGACCTGGGGGCATCCTTTCAGCTTATaaacacagtgcaggcccttgggccaacgatgttgtgccaactctttaacctactccaagatcaatctaaccttttcctcccacttagccctccatttttctatcatccactttcctgtctaagagtctgttaagtgtccttaatgtatctgactctacgAACACCCCCAGAAGCAAGTTCCATGCACCCGGCACACTTGCCTCTGAGATcagggtgtgtgagtggtgggaGAAGCTGTTCGCTGAGAAACTGGACACTGGCTCAGTACTCCTGTCAGATGTGCGTAAACGTTGCTGTGAAACAGAGGAAGTAAAGAGACCACCTGAACTCGAGCTCCTGTCTGTGGCATTGGTTCCTTAAAGTTGTCGTCGCAGGGTGGGGAGCAGGGTGGGGAGCAGGGTGGGGAGCAGGGTGGGGAGCTGGGTGGGGAGCTGGGTGGGGAGCAGGGTGGGGAGCTGGGTGGGGAGCAGGGTGGGGAGCAGGGTGGGGAGCAGGGTGAGGAGCAGGGTGGGGAGCTGGGTGGGGAGCAGGGTGGGGAGCAGGGTGAGGAGCAGGGTGGGGAGCAGGGTGGGGAGCTGGGTGGGGAGCTGGGTGGGGAGCAGGGTGGGGAGCAGGGTGGGGAGCAGGGTGGGGAGCTGGGTGGGGAGCAGGGTGGGGAGCTGGGTGGGGAGCTGGGTGGGGAGCAGGGTGGGGAGCAGGGTGAGGAGCAGGGTGGGGAGCAGGGTGGGGAGCAGGGTGGGGAGCTGGGTGGGGAGCAGGGTGGGGAGCAGGGTGGGGAGCAGGGTGGGGAGCTGGGTGGGGAGCAGGGTGGGGAGCTGGGTGGGGAGCAGGGTGAGGAGCAGGGTGGGGAGCAGGGTGGGGAGCTGGGTGGGGAGCTGGGTGGGGAGCAGGGTGAGGAGCAGGGTGGGGAGCAGGGTGGGGAGCTGGGTGGGGAGCAGGGTGGGGAGCTGGGTGGGGAGCTGGGTGGGGAGCAGGGTGGGGAGCTGGGTGGGGAGCAGGGTGGGGAGCAGGGTGGGGAGCTGGGTGGGGAGCAGGGTGGGGAGCTGGGTGGGGtattggggataagctcccattacaCGTCTCAAATAGCGTCTGACAACCATGTCCAAAACTGTGAtcccaaacctccactgccttgcagctatacccacgcatgggaaaggcttcaggagtaaagtCTGAGGAAAAGTCCAGAGCTGAGGTCCCTAGCGCAGTTTTactttgagttcaacactgactggcaactcctacaaTGCATCTGCTGCCAATCTCCGCCGTTCCCTAgggttcatcagctgcatggagagaggAGCCTAACGtctgggtaacagcttgctctccataatgCACTGCCTTGGTCTGCATGTCGCATTGATTGCTAAAACATAACATCTCCAGTCAAACCCTAACCAACGGTCAGGAAGTGAAAGCATTGGCCGTGCTATGCAATGTGTTTGCCTTACTCTTGTGTACAGAaattgacattaaacaatcttgaattcttAGGGACATTCTGAGTTGGTGAAAATGTAACTTCTAAATCTCTTTAATGTCTAAGAATGTACTTATCTCTATCCTGAGAATTCTTGGTGACTGCTCCACTGTCCACTGAGGGAAAGAATCCTGAGAGTATATTGGTGAAGGAATTCTCCTCTTAGTCCTGAACAGCTGGCCTTGATTTTGAGAGAAAAAGAGTTAGCAGCACATGGCAGGTCAGGCTGCTGTTGAGTAAAAGAGAACTGTCCAACATCTCCCGGCAGAGACCCTTCCTTGGAGATAATCCAACCTGAGTTGTTTTTCTCTCCACGGATGCTTCCTGACCCGCTGAGTGTTC
The DNA window shown above is from Hypanus sabinus isolate sHypSab1 chromosome 17, sHypSab1.hap1, whole genome shotgun sequence and carries:
- the LOC132406641 gene encoding carbohydrate sulfotransferase 8-like; its protein translation is MRLSYLFTFILLFGMLGLLFLIHIQDLLEVNRQETTGSDETGGKGQVEFNLENCEVILFGSWSMEAEHRANDRILSNGGTEGSQGLYPPPSSDATQIDSVVKKGECDWSYNAESLAVQPIVTPDRLARSSAHKDPLPNPSFRGQRRRRRRKALDGTRQAELQWHHRHYQRTPNQRSARYRPLRERPSASHFLGPRGRRWLGDVQQGRRQLVEEACLKYRGGGSALGPGLVSPHHVSRIYVEDRHRLLYCEVPKAGCSNWKRVLMVLSGLASSPAHIEHQVAHYGNSLRRLDSFDRAGMAWRLRTYTKALFVREPLERLVSAFRDKFEQPNAYYHPVFGRAIIARYRPNATRQALLSGSGVTFPEFVRYLLDPRRPLGLDIHWERVGHLCSPCLIRYDFIGHFESLGAEAQTLLRLVGAPANLTFPRFKDRQRGVERTSLRLSRHYLAQLSADQRRHTQDFYLADYTMFNYTRPFGTGLD